In Halanaeroarchaeum sp. HSR-CO, one DNA window encodes the following:
- a CDS encoding MFS transporter produces the protein MGVFGTDRRVLVLAFARMADALGNSFLIVVLPLYIASGQISIDAIVGTRLPILGVPVTESLLIGLALSLFGFLNSFSQPLTGRLSDRLAKRKAFILVGLVLLGLASGAFIFVSSYWAVVVLRALQGIGAALTIPSTVALVNELATSASERGGNFGVFNTFRLIGFGFGPIIAGVVIEWWGYHAAFAVAVAGAFLSFLLVAALVSDTEETKADAGEDLSIAIRGAGDRLLDPVFALGLGTIVMGIAIAMFATLEAQINTRLSQPTYMFGLQFGAVTIANVVAQIPVGRASDVYGRRPFILLGFFLLIPSTAIQGYVFTTAGMVVVRFIQGVAVALVFAPSLALAGDLAKRGASGATLSVLTMSFGLGTAIGPLTSGFLVAYGFAVPFVVGGALSVAAFGIVYSQVEETLSDSRGIPFVSTAD, from the coding sequence ATGGGAGTGTTCGGCACCGACAGACGCGTACTCGTCCTGGCGTTCGCCCGTATGGCGGACGCGCTGGGCAACTCGTTTCTCATCGTGGTCCTCCCGTTGTACATCGCCTCGGGCCAGATATCGATCGATGCGATCGTGGGGACCAGGCTCCCCATCCTCGGCGTCCCGGTCACGGAATCACTGCTCATCGGACTCGCACTGTCGTTGTTCGGCTTCCTGAACAGCTTCTCGCAACCGCTGACGGGCCGGCTCTCCGACCGTCTCGCGAAGCGGAAGGCGTTCATCCTCGTCGGCCTCGTGTTGCTCGGGCTCGCGAGCGGGGCGTTCATCTTCGTCTCCTCGTACTGGGCCGTCGTCGTCCTGCGAGCCCTCCAGGGGATCGGCGCGGCGTTGACCATCCCGAGTACCGTCGCGCTGGTCAACGAACTCGCGACCTCGGCGTCGGAGCGCGGCGGGAACTTCGGTGTCTTCAACACCTTCCGGCTCATCGGCTTCGGATTCGGGCCGATCATCGCCGGCGTCGTCATCGAGTGGTGGGGCTATCACGCGGCGTTCGCGGTCGCCGTCGCGGGTGCGTTCCTCAGCTTCCTGCTCGTGGCGGCACTGGTCTCCGACACCGAGGAGACGAAAGCGGACGCCGGCGAGGACCTCTCGATCGCCATCCGTGGTGCGGGTGACCGCCTACTGGACCCGGTGTTCGCGCTCGGTCTCGGGACCATCGTGATGGGCATCGCCATCGCGATGTTTGCCACGCTCGAAGCCCAGATCAACACGCGATTGTCCCAGCCTACCTACATGTTCGGTCTTCAGTTCGGCGCAGTCACCATCGCGAACGTCGTCGCACAGATCCCCGTCGGACGGGCGAGCGACGTCTACGGCCGCCGGCCGTTCATCCTCCTCGGGTTCTTCTTGCTCATTCCCTCGACCGCGATCCAGGGCTACGTGTTCACGACGGCCGGGATGGTGGTGGTCCGATTCATCCAGGGTGTCGCGGTCGCGCTGGTCTTCGCCCCCTCGTTAGCGCTCGCCGGGGATCTCGCCAAACGTGGCGCCTCAGGGGCGACGCTGTCAGTCTTGACGATGTCGTTCGGTCTCGGGACGGCGATCGGACCGCTGACCTCCGGGTTCCTGGTTGCCTACGGGTTCGCCGTCCCGTTCGTGGTCGGGGGCGCGCTCTCGGTCGCGGCGTTCGGTATCGTGTATTCGCAGGTGGAGGAGACGTTGTCGGACTCGCGGGGGATCCCGTTCGTGTCGACCGCCGACTGA
- a CDS encoding enoyl-CoA hydratase/isomerase family protein, with product MNDTVRYEIDGGVATITVDRPDKLNALNVETLHALRDALDTAAEDEARVLVITGAGEKAFVAGADISHMKDLGPSEAHEYATLGHDLIEAIESFPAPVIAAINGYAFGGGAEIALGCDMRVASERAIIGQTEIDLGIIPGWGGTQRLPRLVGDEVARRLIYFGDRVDASDANELGLVGEVVAHDELYDRVDDLAAELASQPAFALAAAKEAINQSHEGPQAAGLAFERRTWTSLFGTHDQREGMEAFLADREPDFE from the coding sequence ATGAACGACACTGTTCGATACGAGATCGACGGCGGCGTCGCCACCATCACCGTCGACCGACCCGACAAACTCAACGCCCTCAACGTCGAGACGCTCCACGCCCTCCGGGACGCCCTCGACACAGCAGCAGAAGACGAGGCCCGCGTCCTCGTCATTACTGGAGCGGGCGAGAAAGCGTTCGTCGCGGGCGCCGATATCAGCCACATGAAGGATCTCGGTCCGAGCGAAGCCCACGAATACGCGACCCTCGGCCACGATCTAATCGAGGCCATCGAATCGTTCCCTGCACCGGTCATCGCGGCCATCAACGGCTACGCGTTCGGCGGCGGTGCGGAGATCGCACTGGGCTGTGATATGCGCGTCGCGAGCGAACGCGCCATCATCGGCCAGACCGAGATCGACCTCGGCATTATCCCCGGTTGGGGCGGAACACAGCGACTCCCCCGACTCGTCGGCGACGAGGTCGCCCGTCGACTCATCTACTTCGGCGACCGGGTCGACGCGAGCGACGCGAACGAACTGGGACTCGTCGGCGAGGTCGTCGCTCACGACGAGTTGTACGATCGGGTCGACGATCTGGCGGCGGAACTGGCCAGCCAGCCCGCGTTCGCGCTCGCGGCGGCCAAAGAAGCCATCAACCAGTCCCACGAGGGGCCACAGGCCGCAGGCCTGGCGTTCGAACGCCGAACGTGGACGAGCCTCTTCGGCACCCACGACCAGCGAGAAGGGATGGAGGCGTTCCTGGCGGACCGAGAACCGGACTTCGAGTGA
- a CDS encoding DUF5797 family protein: MSLSETARERLADIVELQPTKNKELQRRWEMESGSEVHQYLENELRDYYYRDENSLIRATAEGVAIATGEEMADTLAVHMSDLERDIFAVLAGPDERSQSVVSVLHVLQDQGDEAYDVGEVRRALQTLSRKGVVEKVQRTVPTFRLAVERDAVVIDAEA; the protein is encoded by the coding sequence ATGTCCCTCTCCGAGACGGCGCGCGAGCGCCTCGCCGACATCGTCGAATTACAGCCGACGAAGAACAAGGAACTGCAACGACGATGGGAGATGGAGAGTGGTAGCGAGGTGCACCAGTACCTGGAGAACGAACTCAGGGATTACTACTATCGGGACGAGAACTCCCTGATTCGTGCGACCGCCGAGGGCGTCGCCATTGCGACCGGCGAGGAGATGGCCGACACCCTGGCGGTCCACATGTCCGACCTCGAACGCGACATCTTCGCCGTGCTCGCCGGACCGGACGAGCGCTCCCAGAGCGTCGTGTCCGTGCTGCACGTCCTCCAGGACCAGGGGGACGAGGCGTACGACGTGGGCGAGGTCCGCCGTGCGTTGCAGACGCTCTCGCGGAAGGGGGTCGTCGAGAAGGTCCAGCGGACGGTTCCGACGTTCCGACTCGCCGTCGAACGGGACGCGGTCGTCATCGACGCCGAGGCTTGA
- a CDS encoding DUF5787 family protein produces the protein MNAEADHEFGFELRVCAWAERNWPPETADERPVVVARQLGTRGRRWDTIVVEVDPDALERRGQFGEKRLDGDLLHVVRNAPEKWAYYRDALPDPGYPWRYVREAIHRASDRGILEERKRGNRIEIRRIAAYPDWVDRLVVIENKPDLDASAARALHDQLERDVAYALADEVWLATTRTDDRVEPALLEDLPVEAGILAVGDGEADVLWHPRTLAVGHTGTVIEERGDSTTYGESAARFSYVEPAAKREKRLEIAERAYERGWRSFVETMRPDCRHFALARASEDFVPSCRATGHEQTAAECRQTCPHFEPEPPAWRQRGWPIDGGPGKAIQRVLTARRNRRR, from the coding sequence GTGAACGCGGAAGCCGACCACGAGTTCGGGTTCGAACTCCGCGTCTGTGCCTGGGCAGAACGCAACTGGCCACCGGAGACGGCCGACGAGCGACCGGTGGTCGTCGCCAGACAGCTCGGCACCCGTGGTCGTCGCTGGGACACCATCGTCGTCGAGGTCGACCCGGACGCGCTGGAACGACGGGGCCAGTTCGGCGAGAAGCGACTGGACGGCGACCTCCTCCACGTGGTACGGAACGCGCCCGAGAAGTGGGCGTACTATCGCGATGCGCTCCCGGATCCAGGGTATCCATGGCGATACGTCCGGGAGGCGATCCACCGCGCAAGCGATAGGGGAATCCTCGAGGAGCGAAAGCGCGGAAACCGCATCGAGATCAGACGCATCGCTGCGTACCCGGACTGGGTGGACCGACTCGTGGTCATCGAGAACAAACCCGACCTGGACGCGAGCGCGGCCCGGGCCCTGCACGATCAACTCGAACGCGACGTCGCATACGCGCTGGCGGACGAGGTCTGGCTGGCGACTACGCGGACCGACGACCGCGTCGAACCGGCACTGCTGGAGGACCTCCCGGTCGAAGCGGGTATTCTCGCGGTGGGCGACGGCGAAGCGGACGTACTGTGGCACCCGCGCACGCTCGCGGTCGGCCACACGGGCACGGTCATCGAGGAACGCGGCGATAGCACGACCTACGGGGAGTCGGCGGCACGGTTCAGCTACGTCGAACCTGCGGCAAAGCGGGAGAAACGGCTCGAGATAGCCGAACGGGCGTACGAGCGGGGCTGGCGGTCGTTCGTCGAGACGATGCGGCCGGACTGCAGACACTTCGCACTGGCGCGCGCGTCCGAGGACTTCGTTCCCTCGTGTCGGGCCACGGGGCACGAACAGACGGCCGCAGAATGCAGACAGACATGCCCCCACTTCGAGCCGGAGCCGCCCGCCTGGCGACAGCGTGGGTGGCCCATCGACGGCGGCCCCGGCAAGGCCATACAACGAGTCCTGACGGCACGACGAAACCGACGGCGGTAA
- a CDS encoding bis(5'-nucleosyl)-tetraphosphatase, with amino-acid sequence MTVEATSAGAILFRDTRGRREYLLLKSRPGDWEFPKGGVEGNEELQQTAIREVMEEAGIEEFRLIDGFREDYDYVFEANGNRIHKTVHLFIAKSFEASAELSSEHRDLQWRDYEQAINTITQDGPRDILREARGFLEDEGI; translated from the coding sequence ATGACGGTCGAAGCTACGAGCGCCGGTGCGATCCTGTTCCGCGACACGCGGGGCCGGCGCGAGTACCTCCTCCTCAAATCCCGACCAGGGGACTGGGAGTTCCCCAAGGGTGGAGTGGAGGGGAACGAAGAGTTACAACAGACCGCCATCCGCGAGGTCATGGAGGAAGCCGGCATCGAGGAGTTCCGCCTCATCGACGGCTTCCGAGAGGACTACGACTACGTCTTCGAGGCGAACGGTAACCGGATTCACAAAACGGTCCACCTGTTCATCGCGAAGTCCTTCGAGGCGAGCGCAGAACTCTCCTCCGAGCACCGAGACCTCCAGTGGCGGGACTACGAGCAAGCGATCAACACCATCACCCAGGACGGGCCGCGGGACATCCTCCGCGAAGCCCGTGGGTTCCTGGAAGACGAGGGCATCTGA
- a CDS encoding uS10/mL48 family ribosomal protein: protein MTVVTRFSFKSGDREALDAVVEDIVETSRRKGAEMKGPHQDPPTDHEVTLYRRLDGDADAGSDNWTYTVFQRRIDLRGYDELARDFLEKDYPDSIQIEAEVK, encoded by the coding sequence ATGACCGTCGTCACCCGATTCTCGTTCAAGAGCGGCGATAGGGAGGCTCTCGACGCGGTGGTCGAGGACATCGTCGAGACGAGTCGCCGCAAAGGCGCGGAGATGAAAGGACCGCATCAGGACCCGCCGACAGACCACGAAGTCACGCTTTACCGTCGTCTCGATGGCGACGCCGACGCCGGGTCGGACAACTGGACCTACACGGTGTTTCAGCGTCGGATCGACCTTCGGGGATACGACGAACTGGCCAGAGACTTCCTCGAGAAGGACTATCCGGACAGCATCCAGATCGAAGCCGAAGTGAAATGA